In Oryzias latipes chromosome 15, ASM223467v1, the following proteins share a genomic window:
- the mettl18 gene encoding histidine protein methyltransferase 1 homolog gives MSFCFNFNVPGDPAASVDFDEKELQEEKTSGKAEHIEDNTSLEDSVKEAKEHFPPSNPQLLLTDSVFETVTVGTLPSLLFLNETVFEKTVSEREDTEKILSCSKEQNSDLISGVYEGGLKVWECTYDLLEQIEKNGETFRDKTVLDLGCGAGLLGILALKRGASQVHFQDYNSTVIEQLTVPNVILNCQEDEEGDWEGDNNRKRTVEIQDKHGCEKEDEIFKPPPKKRATDMSQHTLMRRCHFFSGNWKTFLPLILKKEPQPKFDIIFTSETIYNTAYYPALHEALQKLLASNGQVYLATKSHYFGVGGGLHLFETFVKEKEVFSLDRLWDGEEGLQRHVVVLRLKKTD, from the coding sequence ATTGAAGACAATACAAGTCTGGAGGATTCAGTAAAAGAGGCCAAAGAGCACTTTCCACCGTCCAACCCGCAGCTCCTTCTCACCGATTCTGTCTTCGAAACGGTTACCGTCGGAACGCTTCCCTCTCTGCTCTTCCTCAACGAGACGGTTTTTGAGAAAACCGTCTCAGAACGAGAGGACACAGAGAAAATCCTGTCCTGCAGCAAAGAGCAGAATTCCGATCTCATCTCAGGAGTGTACGAAGGAGGCCTGAAGGTGTGGGAGTGCACATATGACCTCCTGGAGCAGATCGAGAAGAATGGAGAAACCTTCAGGGACAAGACCGTTTTGGATTTGGGCTGTGGTGCTGGGCTTTTAGGAATACTGGCTCTGAAGAGAGGAGCAAGCCAGGTCCACTTCCAAGATTACAACAGTACAGTCATAGAACAGCTGACGGTGCCAAACGTCATCCTAAACTGCCAAGAAGATGAGGAAGGGGACTGGGAGGGCGacaacaacaggaagagaacAGTAGAAATTCAAGATAAACATGGTTGTGAAAAAGAAGACGAAATTTTCAAACCACCTCCTAAGAAAAGAGCTACAGACATGTCTCAACACACATTAATGAGGAGGTGTCACTTCTTCTCTGGGAACTGGAAGACATTTCTTCCGTTGATTCTGAAGAAAGAACCACAGCCAAAGTTTGACATCATTTTCACCTCAGAAACCATCTACAACACTGCCTACTACCCCGCTCTGCACGAAGCCCTGCAGAAGCTGCTGGCATCAAATGGCCAGGTCTACCTCGCCACTAAATCCCACTACTTTGGTGTTGGCGGTGGACTTCATCTGTTTGAGACCTTCGTGAAAGAGAAGGAGGTCTTCTCCCTGGATCGCTTATGGGACGGAGAAGAAGGACTCCAGAGACACGTAGTAGTGCTgcgcttaaaaaaaacagattaa